The DNA segment CAGGGCGACCCACAAGCACCTGCAAtatcatgggctacgtctacactagccccaaacttcgaaatggccacgcaaatggccatttcgaagtttactaatgaagctctgaaatacatattcagcacctcattcgcatgcgggcggccgcggcacttcaaaattgacgcagctcgccgccgcgcggctcgtcccaacggggctccttttcaaaaggaccccgcctacttcgaagtccccttattcccatgagcagatgggaataaggggactttgaagtaggcggggtccttttgaaaaggagccctgtcgggacgagctgcgcggtggcgaggcgcatcaatttcgaagtgctgcggccgcccgcatgctaatgaagcgctgaatatgcatttcagcgcttcattagtaaacttcaaaatggccatttgcgtggctattttgaaatttggggctagtgtagacacggccatggagaaGTACCTCTTTCAActgatgtgctctttggaaagatggTCCAGTGCCAAAATTGGCATGTGTGTGCTGCCCTTTGCCCCTCCACAATTAAGGAAAGTCATCTTTGCAAAGCCATTCAGTATTTCCCACACATTTTTGGAGTCACCATCCTCCATACCAGGATGTGATTAATTGCCCTTCACAACTTGTATTAACACAGTCCCATCATCCACCTAACTTTAGATTGGTAACAGTCTGGAGTCACCAGCTTCTACACAGTgattgccatgtgcttctctaCTCTTAGTGTAGTTCTCATTCAGGTGTCCTTGCACTGCAGGGCAGAGGTAAGCTCTAGACACCATTCCAGGTTTCTGCACCTACAAGATCTTGTCTTACCTCACCTACATGACGGAATGATTCCACCATTCAGTGTTTGTTTCCCAAGCCCAAACATGACAGCCTCACTCTCCTTCTCCTCTGACTGTGGTTCTACagccttaggcctggtctacgctaTGGAGTTAGGTTGACACAAGGCAGCTTACAGAAATGTCCATACTGAAATTTAGCTCCTGTTGATGTAACTGCCCTACTATGCTggcttaggccgtgtctacactaaaaaaattATGTTGATCTAAGTGAGATGGGCTTTACATACCCCACACTGGATAACAAAGAGTTAAGGAATTAGTTTTCGTCGAGGCAGCCCCATCCCGCTATACCAGCAGCAAAAGAGAGGTAAACAGCTGATTTGGGGGCAAACCTGGAAAAGCATAAAGCTGCAACCCAGAGCTCCTGAAGTGCAGCACAGCCTGAAATCTGTAAGATGACTGTCGTAAAGGGGACCCTGCCCCTGCAACAAGCTGAGAGGGCAGCGTTCTTCTCTCCCCTGCATCTGAGTTTTGGACATTGGCAATATCTTTTTATCTTTCCTAGTTTGGAAGCAGAGGAAAGCCTGGGACTAAGCTGCTGTTGAGAAGGAGATAAGAAGTAGCCTAGGAAGGGGAGCCTTAAACATCCTCATTTGTCAGACCACCAGCTCCAATCCAAAGGTCCCAAGGTTGGAATCCAGTGGAGAGGAATGACCTAGGCTCTCCTACCAGCAACCTCACGACTAGCCACGGGTTGTACCCCTGACCACGAGGCCATGCTTCCCAAACAAACACTTAGTGAGAACCGTTACACTAATTTCCATTGGCACACAGCTGCCACAGTTCTTACATCACCTAATGCAGGACATTTCAGGAAGCCTTTGTGAGGCCTCACGGGGCCAAAATAAGCCACGTAGGGATGCCAGGGAGCATAATTTTCATGTCCTATCTGGCAGTGTTCTCCAGCCTATAAATTATATGaaagggaattctgcaccaaaaagaAAACCGTCTGTGCACACTATTTTAACAGTCTGCAAAATTCTGGGTATTTTATTTCTCATTAAATACATGCGGAGGTTCCAGCATGGCAGTGACTATTGCCTGCACAACAGTGTGTAATCACTGTCAGTCCCTACCTCCAGGACGAGGATTTGGCTTTGAGGCACCACTTGACCATGACACAGCACAAGGGCGAGGCATGTCCCCaaacaccgggggggggggggggggcgctgccccTCCATGCCACAAAGTGTTACAGAAAGAAGGCCTAGAGAAGAATTGCTTAGTTCTACAAGCTGAAAACTCGGCTTCCGAGCTGCATGGCAGCATGCTGTTGAGCTGTATTGGTTCTAGTAAAAGAATCTCTAGCTGTGCTTGTTGAGAAAAGGCCCTTCAAAGTGGACCATTCATGGGCCTGTATGTTGTGGTGATAACATCTGGCAGTCAGTCAGCCACCATGGAAAGAGGGGGGTGTAAGTGTTTAGACAGAGAATGTGAAATTAACATGAGGGCTGAATGTTTGTCTTGGGGCTTTCCCAAAAACCATGGGCTGCTGGAGATCTGAGCCTCAGCTGCCTCCAGTTACTAGAATCACAGCTTTCATTATCCCACAGGTTCCTTTCCATAGAAACAAGAATAATAATGCATCAGGCCGCTGAGGACTAAGGCAAATGGTACCAATATTGAGTTTTGTCTTTCACATACCACAGCCCCAGATTGCACCTTGGTCAGGGGCATCCACCTTCACACCCCCGcttgttgaaaaccactgaatAGGCCTATGCACAGCAAAGTCCACACCTCTCTCTGCCTAAATAGtctcacccccccccgcccccccgtctaCAGAGAAGGGAGAGGGGATAGATCAAGTCAAGCAATAAAATCCCCCATGTGCCCATTGCCATGGTTTAATCTGCCACGCAACCGAGGAAACTGTCTGCAGCTAATAGCTTATGTATGAAAGACAAAGAGGTAAGCTCTGGATGGGCAGACGAAGAATGCCTTTCACTCCACCCGTACCTAGCTTTGGCTGGTTGGAATATGAGTGCCACCCACTGGAATATGTGTGTCATCTGTTGCTCCTCCACAGGTGAGGAAACCCATTTCTGAAAAGCCACCCTCTATTTCacgcacatttcccagagtcacaggcCTCCACAGCAGGGCGTGATTAATTGCCTTTCACAACTTCCATTAACGCAGCCCCATCAATTTCCAGACTGCAGGCTGATTTGTGACTGACCAGGAGCAACCTGGTGTCGCCAGCTGCTACACAGCCTTTCCACATGCGTTTATTAAGCTATGTAGTTTTCTTATACGGGACATACGCGCACACAGATACTCTTCTGGAGAGGCAGTGTGAGACGGCATGCTGGGTACGCATGCAGTGCAAATACAGCCAAAGCATAAGTGTGGATCCCAGGTCCGATACAAGTTGAGTCTCATGGATGAAGTCTGGCTGTTGATCCAGACTTTTGTATCTCTCAGAGCCCTACTAGACTCTGCAGAGACAGATGGTTTGGGGGAAAACGGCTACTGTACTGAGCTCCAGCTTCCATCAGTGGTGCAGGCAGGGACAGAAGAGCTCCTGAGAagactgtgggtggggggtggaagaAAAGAGTAAAGGGTGCCAGAGAGGTTGTGGCCTGCACCTGTGGAAAATAAGAATAAGATGCTATTGTCCCAAGTAGTCTCTGACGTTGCCTAGTACCAAAATGCCAGATCTTAATCAGACTGAGGTGTGATTCTGAGGTAAACACACTCTTCAGATACTTCAGTACAGTATTTGTATTCTCAACTCTGAAGAGTAACTGACAACCTATTTGTACGTCTGACTGCCCTGTTTTGTACCAGTGGGATTCAAGTAATAGATAAAGGACAAAGACAACCCGAATTTTAATTTGAACACGAGGATTTCACTTATGAAGTGGAACTGAAACAAAAAATCTATAGTGAAGGTAAGTATTGATGATGGGGGCATAAAAAATTACCACTAGCTGTCTAATAATGTATGTATTCTCCTCAGCGTCAAAAATGTAAGTAGCAAAATGTAcctaaaggttcagaaaaagagtaAGACTTACAATATTTTGCAAAGTTAAAATTATAAACATAAAATGATACCTCATTGTGGATAGGAGAAAATTCATAAATCTCATTTGATTGCATGAGTAACAGAATGCCTTATGGGATGTTTTCTATCAGGTTCCAGCAATGTCGGAGGCAGGTGACAGGAATGGATAGATGGGATCTACTATGGCAAATGCTATGATAGTATTGGGAGCTATGTAGTAATTAATTTACTGTGTGCAAAGATTAGTTTGTGTTTGAGTGCACGCTGAGACAGTGAgtgagctggtgtgtgtgtgtacgcgtaTTAAAAAGAGGTGTATTCTTACCTTAGGTTAGCTAATTCACTTTAAATAACTCGGGTTCAACCAGGGCAAGAAAGTGGCTTTGGTGTAGCTGCTGGGGGCATGGTGCAGCAGGACCCCCGTTACAAGAGCTCTGCAAATGCATAGGTGTCAACTTTACATCTGCCTCTATGGATGCAGATGAGGTTGGGTTGTTCACCATGTTTGCAGTTTGGGGGTTGGATGCTGGTATAATGAGATTCTGTGTATACTTCAAAAAGGCATAAAGGTCCCTTCCCCAAGAGATAGAAGTGTCACATCAACACACACAGCAAAGTCTAGCCCTCTCCCTATAGAGAGGCTAAGTATTTCCTTTCCTCAGCATATGAAGAAAGGGGAGATGGCAGTTCAGGACAAGCAGCAAAATCCCCCATGCTCCTACCATTGTAGTTCCAGCAGCCAAGCCATATGACTCTCATTACTGCCATATGACTGCCTGACTTACTTTGCCAAAGCAGCTGCCTCCCAATTCTGTCCTATTGAACTGATATATGGAGATACATttctcatagagttggaagggatcttgggaggtcattgagtccaaccccctgccctcttggcaggaccaagcaacatccctgacagatttggttttttaaaatctatttgccccagacccctaaaaggcctcctcaaggactgaactcacaaccaatgctcaaaccactgagctatctctagATACATCAATGTAGTATATAGGTCAGTACCTAAATGTAGGTAACACTGTATCAGCTATGTCGATAGGTAGGTaactaaaagcaaaataaaaattttggccatgaatttaaaaaaaaatctttgacaaGAGATTTGCAACtgcagactcaatatttggttTCTGTATGAGACGGCGAGGGAGAGAGCAACAGCAGACAGATTAACACCTTGACTGTACAGGAACTCCACCAAACACGCAAAAGATGCAAAAGATAATTACACCCAGCATGCAGTGATGATAAGAAGCGCTTGTAATTTAGAAAATATGTATGTAAATTAACTGTTCATCTGTAGTAAATTAGAAAGCTGCATATTATAGTGTGGGACTGGTAAGGCTTACGTTTTTATGCACTCCCGAATTCTAAATGGACTTTTTGTGAAATCTCAGACTGGCTGTTCGCTCCTCTGTGAGCCTGGCTGTCTCTGTCCTTTCTCAGAAAATATTACTTAGAAACAAGGAAATGATAGACCATAGGATGCTCAGCATGTTCACCACATCAGTTTTATTGCTGCTTTAATTATGTACCAAGAAATCAATCCAATTCCTTAACCTTTGGATGGAACGGACAGTAAATGGAATTCCCCATAAGTACCATTCATTCAGGCTGAACACTGGGAATAGAATCattgaacactagaactggaaggggacctcaagaggtcatcaactccagtcacctgccctcacagcaggagcaagcaccatctaacATACTCCCAACAGATacttatccaacctgctcttaaatatctccaatgatggagattccacaacccccctaggcaattcattccagtgtttaaccagcctgacagttaggaagttttttctaatagcCAGCTTAAACTCCTCTAGCCacttaatcccattgcttcttgtcctattattgGAAGTTAAGCAGAATCATGTTTTTCTCTCAGGGATTTGGGACTGAGCCGGGCCAATCAGAATTGGggccaggagggccatttggtCTTGGCCTCGAGCTCAAAAGGGATCttaaagttaggcacttaagtttTTGACATTTGACAGTTTTCACAACTCATTTTTGTGCTCATCCCAATCGGACCAAAATGTGACACACTCTCTCAGCTTAGCACGGCAAATTTAATCAAGTAAGAGATTTGATGATGTGGcaaaaaaacttatttttatgacatcatttttcatttttgttatgGCCAGGGGTGTCAAAAACTGGAAGTGGCCCAAGACTCTGCTTTCTGGACCGCTGACAGTGCCTGGGCCAGAGTGAAGCTTTCTAGCTAACTAGACTTTTGAAATTCTTCTGCTCACTAACATGCTATCTGGTGTTCCCCTTCTCACAGAAAGACATCACTTTCCTCACACACCAGCCAGAAAagtcataaatccagtgtctcccCAATGCTAGCCTATCTCTGTCCATGCATCGCTGGTAAACTGAGAAGGAAACCCTGTGAGTTCTCTCATGGGCTTCCCAGTAGTTCCTCTTTCCATTGTCATGGCAATGGCATGGGAACAACAGTTCTCAATTCGTAATAAAAGACAAGCTGCCGCTCAAGCAGTTAGGTGCAGGCATTGTAAGCAATTTTTTTGCTTATGTAATGGATACAGCAAACCCAAGGGTGCTGAGGCTCTGAATGGCCAGGCCTAGAGGTGCCAGGCTCAGCACTGACGAGCACTGGCACAAATTAATTAGTAGGGAACAGCCTTTCTCATGGGATTTTGGAATAACTGACAGTGAGGCTGCTAACAAAAAAACACATCTCACAAAACCCAAAAGTTTACCAAAGATTTTCAAACCTCAAAAAAGCTTTCATTTGGTTTCAGTATTGCATTagagcaggcatgtccaacccgcggcccgcatgcggccctggacagctagtaatgcagccccacaagatcataaacttttaacattattatgtgatttgtatacattaactatattatatattttatatgcggcccaagacaattcctcttcactcaatgcggcccaggcaagccaaaaggttggacacccatgcattAGAGTAAAATGTTCTTTTCCCTGAACAGGTTAGGCCAGGGATCTGTAACCTGCAGCTCCTTAgctgcctgtggctctttaagcacTTCTTTGTGACTCCTAGCCCTATAATTgccaagtttttttaaaaaaagaaaaacttctgattattttcaataaacagtgaatgtctaaaagccccaaaatgaacaactcagatctaaatagcaaatgatatgtgatctcaaaacattgaataactccccctttaatatacgcagtgcattgtgggatatgatactgtatctgtgttttataatgttgctaataaagtcctgattttgaaaaggaaaaggaaacttgcagcattcctgctgtgaaggccaacatgcattttaagaaagaaaactgaaattaaacatgaaataaaattgatgTAATTacagtggggttggaatggcctCAAAAAGAAGGATAaccaaagatgaaaacagagaattttaaactgaatggatccaatcctttgtatttataTAGAGTTCTTCTGGGCTCCCCTTATGTCTcctttgcaatgagaaatttgccaacaacaaaaaatgcaaaccCAAGAGACTATGTAAAAAGCTTGCGAgcgtcctgcagtaaacgtgtaccacattacaaatctttgtgtgcgctgttctcaaaacaggggtgacaaaagtATGGtgtgatgttacttattaaggacccTCTCGTATTCAcacgcattgtggctcttgaattactgagtattttactgaattagaaaaaaaggttgttcttgctgttttggttgctgatctCTGGCGAGCCTGTCCTCACGGCCAAATTTTACTCTTTTACCGTCTGTGCCATCCTTCTGACTTTGGTGGGGATATGTGGGGTGTCAGGGCTTACCTGTGGCTAGTTTATTAACTAAACAAAAGGATTgttgtattttattaaatttctTGCTCTTGAACAGGTCACCTCATGATGGACTCTACAACCGAGACAAATCATGCTAATTTTACTGATGATTATTATCCTGACTTGGCCTCCACCTGCAACACAGAGCGTATCAAGCTACTTGgatctgttttttttccagtccTGTACAGCGCAGTGTTTGTGTTTGGCTTGGTGGGAAACAGCCTGGTTCTCTGTGTTCTAATAGTTtgcaagaaactgaccagcatgacTGATGTGTATTTGCTGAACCTTGCCATCTCtgacctgctttttgttttctcacTCCCCTTCCTGGCTCATTACACTTCTGACCAATGGACTTTCGGAAATGAAATGTGTAAAATAATATGTGGTGTTTACTACATTGGCTTCTACAGCAGCGTATTCTTCCTAACCCTCATGAGCATAGACAGGTACTTAGCCATCGTCCATTCTGTGTATGCTCTGAAAGTTCGAACAACCAGGCTCAGCATAGTTATAAGCCTCGCTGTTTGGTCAGTGTCCATTTTAGCTTCCATACCAAATCTCATATTTACCCAAGAATTTAATGAAGAAGGCACTATGAAATGTGCTTCTTTCTACCAGAATAATAGGATCGCCTGGAAACTATTAGCCAATTCTGAAGTCAATATCTTGGGCCTTGTGATCCCACTTGCCATTCTCCTTTTCTGCTATTCCCACATCTTGAAAGCCCTGAAGAGATGCACAAACCGAAACAGGCATAAAGCCATGAAgctggtttttgttgttgtagttgCGTTTTTCTTCTTCTGGGCACCCTTCAATATTGTACTTTTCCTGGATTCTTTGCGAAGCTTACATATCATAGATGACTGCCAGACCAGCCAAAATGTAGACCTGGCACTACAGGTGACTGAAAACATCTCCTTCATTCACTGCTGCCTGAATCCACTGATCTACGCTTTTGTGGGTGAAAAGTTCAAGAAATATGTTAATGAAATATTCCGAAAACATGCAAGATTCCTATTGCCTTGCAAAGACAATAATGTATTTCAGAGTTACTATAGTACTTCTTCCGTGCGCACCCAGTTGTCACATTCTTCTGTTACTGACACTATCATATAAAATAGAATGGGCCAAGTACAACCAGTTAGGGGTACATCTGGTATAAGTATCAATGACTTTGAAAGAAGATACTCCAGGCAACTCAGTAAATATGTTATTTCACATAGTAGTCGGGAGGACTTAGCTTTTAATTAAAGTTCTCAGTTACTAATGTGTGGGGTATAAAAGCTTAGACAATTTCATCTCATACAGATATAATATGTTTCCTTACAAGGAGAGCTAGGCTATTATCAGTAGTATTATTTTTATCCTACACCTCACTCAATTGCTCAGGGATCTATGGGTGCAT comes from the Carettochelys insculpta isolate YL-2023 chromosome 2, ASM3395843v1, whole genome shotgun sequence genome and includes:
- the LOC142008776 gene encoding C-C chemokine receptor type 8-like, with the protein product MMDSTTETNHANFTDDYYPDLASTCNTERIKLLGSVFFPVLYSAVFVFGLVGNSLVLCVLIVCKKLTSMTDVYLLNLAISDLLFVFSLPFLAHYTSDQWTFGNEMCKIICGVYYIGFYSSVFFLTLMSIDRYLAIVHSVYALKVRTTRLSIVISLAVWSVSILASIPNLIFTQEFNEEGTMKCASFYQNNRIAWKLLANSEVNILGLVIPLAILLFCYSHILKALKRCTNRNRHKAMKLVFVVVVAFFFFWAPFNIVLFLDSLRSLHIIDDCQTSQNVDLALQVTENISFIHCCLNPLIYAFVGEKFKKYVNEIFRKHARFLLPCKDNNVFQSYYSTSSVRTQLSHSSVTDTII